A stretch of DNA from Catenulispora acidiphila DSM 44928:
GGTGCGGATGGCTGTCGTGCGAAGCGGCGGCGTCTGCACGCACCTGGTCGTCATCATGAACCACTTGGCGCTGGATGCCGGCGGTGCGGCGGTGATGATCCGCGAGGTGGCGGCGCGCGAGGACGCCGAGCCGGCGGGCATGCAGCCGCTGGAGCAGGCGGCGTGGCAGGCGTCAGAGACCGGGCAGCGGCATGGTGACAGAACCCTGCGTTACTTCGCCAAGGCGCTGGACAGATTGGCCGACGGTCCGCCGCCGACGGTACAGCCCGGGCCGCGTCCGACGCGTCACTGGTCCGGGCGCCTGGTCTCCCCCGCGCTTGCCCGCAACGTGGCGATCGTCGGGGCGCGGCGCGCGGTGGACGACTCGGCGGTACTCGCCGCCGTGACCGCGATCGCGTTCGCCCGCCTCACCGATACCGACCGCGTGCTGATGCGCCCGAGGGTCGGCAACCGCTTCCGTCCGGCGCTGGCCGACGTGGTGTGCTTCGTGGCGCAGAGCGGGTTGCTGGTGCTGGAACTCGGCGGCACCACGTTCGACGAGGCCGTGGATCGCTCACGCGGCGCCACAATCGCAGCGATGAAGAACGCGTACTTCGACCCCCAGGCGCTGGAGGCGATGCTCGCCAGCCGCGAGACGGGCCTGGCCATGTTCTTCAACGACCGCCACGGCACCGAACCCGCCGTCCAGTACGCCACCACCGCCGCCCCGCACCCCCGCGAGCCGCAGCAGCACCGCGACGGCTCGACGTTCGCCTGGCTGCACCGCGGTCCGGAGCCCACCGAGGCCCTGTCGATAACGATCGACGACGCCGACGGCGCGCTAGCCGTCGCGCTGCACTTCGACACCCACGCCATCGCCCCGGAAACGGTCGAGGAGCTGGCATGGGGCATCGAGCGCGCCGCCGCCGAGGCCGCTGCGGACGGTGATGCGCCGACCGGTATTCAGCGGATGATCTGACAGCTACGGCGGCGGCGACCGGGTCCCTCAACCCGGTCGCCGCCTGTTCATCAGGAACCAGAGACGCGCCCTACCAGGCGACGGTCACAGTCCCCGTCCCGGAAGCCGGGACGGTGTACGTGTGATTCGATCCGCCTTCCCAGGTGACTGTGCCGTCCGTGTGCTTGATGAAGAACTTGAATTGGACGGTGGCTCCGGCTGGGACGCTGGCCAGGCTGAACCAGGTCGGGTAGTTGGGGTCGAGGAGTGGGCCGATGGCGGTGGCGGTGTCGGTGCTCCAGTTGCCGAGTTCGTCGTCGTTGCCGGACAGGTAGATCTCGTCGCCTGGTGAGGTGGATGTGCCGGTCACGGTGAAGGTCACGGGGACCTGCGTTCCGGACTCGACGTGGTAGGCGATGCCGTTGCTGGCGGTGCCTGCGGAGGAGGTGAGCACTACCTGGTCCAGGCCTGCGGTGGCGCCGGCGGGGATTGCCAGGTCCACCTCGGTGTTCGACCAGTACTTCACTGGTGCGGCTGTGCCGCCGACCGTGGCGGTGCCGGCGGTGGTGCCGAAGTTGGTGCCGGTGACGGCTACGACGTCGCCGCTGTGGCCGATGGTCGGGCCGATGTTGCCGACCTCGGGGGTGGAGGCGGTCGGGGCGGCATAGGACCATACGGCTGCCTGGCCTGCGTTCAGGGTGTAGGCGCCGGTGGGGTTGTTGCCGCCGGTGCCGGTGCTGACGGTCAGGGTGCCGCCGCCGAGGGCGCCGCTGAGGACGTCGTTGTAGCTGCCGGCGGGCAGGGAGGTGTTCAGGCCGGTCAGGGCGTAGTTCGCGGTCTTGCTCTTGTTCACCGCGACCAGGACCGTGTTGTTGTAGAACTTGCGCTCGTAGACGTAGACGTCGTTGTTGAGCCAGCGCTGAGTCGAGCTGCCGTAACGCAGGGCGGGGTTGGCCTTGCGCAGGGCGGCCAGCTTCTGGGTGACGGCGAAGTTGCGGCTGGTCTCGGCGAAGGACGTCATCTGCGCCCGGTTGTAGGGATCGCCGCCGACCTGGCCGAAGGAGTTCGTGGTGTCGTTGTGCAGGTACTGCTCATCGCCGTAGTAGACCGATGGGATGCCCGGCACGGTCATGTTCACCACGGTCGCCTGATCGAGCAGCGTGGTGTTGTTATTGATGGACAGGAAGCGGTTCTCGTCCTGACTGTCGACGAAGTCCACCAGGTCGTTGGACCAGTTGATGGAACTCTGTTGGCGGCTCAGTTCGGAGTCCAGCTCCGACATGTTCGCGTTGCTGGCGAAGACGTCACGCACCGCCGTGTTCAGGTCGAAGTTCTCCAGCGACTGCCCATCGGTGTTGGCGAACTTCACCTCGTCCGACCACAGCGGGGCGCTGCTCGGGTCGGCCCACTCCCCGTACATGAACACGCTGTGCGAGTTCTCGATGTGGTCGACGTAGCCCTTGAGCCAGCCGCCGGGCATGTGCTTGACGGCGTCCATGCGGATGCCGTCCACGCCGTGGGAGAGCCAGGTGTCGACGGCGCCCTGCACGTAGTTGGTGACCGCCGGGTTCTCCTGCGCCAGGTCGGCGAGGTTGAACAGGTTCTGATACTCGACGTCGTAGAGGTTGCTGTAGTCCCCGACGCCGCCGTTGTGGTGGAAGTAGCCGTTCGGGTCGTTGTCGTACGTCGACAGCGTGGTCCCGTTCTGCTTCAGCGCGCCGCCCGCGCCGTAGTTCGGGTTGCTGGTGTCCTCGGGGTTGGAGTCGTTGACCGCCCAGTCCATGATCACCTTGATGCCCTTGGCATGCGCCGCGGCCACCATGGCGTCGAAGTCCGCCCACTGCCCGAAGTGCGGCTCGGGGGTGTAGAAATCCATTCCCCAGTAACCGTGATAGCCCGCGGTGGTAGCACCGGTCGTGCTGTCCGGGACCGGGACGTTGACGTTCTCCACCGGCGGGGAGATCCAGATCGCGCCGACGCCGAGGTCGGACAGGTACTGCATCTTGGCGCTCACGCCGGCGAAGTCCCCGCCCCAGTACTCCTGCCAGTTGTTGTGGCTGGAGTCGTTCAGGTTCGGCGAGGAGGAGGGATTGTCGTTGCCGGTGTTGCCGTCGTAGAAGCGGTCCGTGAGCAGCTGGTAGATCACGTCGTTGGTCATGTCGCCGGTGCTGACCGGCGTGGAGCTCAGCGCGGCGGCGTTCAGTGCGGCGGCCGACCGGGCCGGGGCGGCCGAGCTGGGAGCCGCGGCGGCGGTCACCGCGGTGGCCGCGGCCAGGCTCACGGCCGTGCCGACCAGCGTAAGTCTGCGGCGTCTTTGCATGGTGCCTCTCCTGTGCGAACGATGCGGATCAGCCCTTGACGGCGCCGGCCGTCAAGCCCTTGACGAGATACTTCTGGAGGTAGAGGTAGATCAGGACGACCGGGACGCCCGCCAGCAGCGAGCCGGCGGCGAACTCGCCGTAGTCGGTGTTGTGGTTGCCCGAGACCAGTCCGTACAGGCCGACGGCGAGCGTCTTGTGGGTGGTGTCGGTGAGGAACACCCCGGCGAGCAGGATCTCGTTCAGGA
This window harbors:
- a CDS encoding condensation domain-containing protein — protein: MVRQRNWLPQGGRRPLAPGTRVEDVAAELAYLHGRYQAMRTRLVFDVAAEDGEDSAHGAVRQWVAASGETFLEVYHTPPGQDPDVLAARVEAVYRRRPYDLRAEWPVRMAVVRSGGVCTHLVVIMNHLALDAGGAAVMIREVAAREDAEPAGMQPLEQAAWQASETGQRHGDRTLRYFAKALDRLADGPPPTVQPGPRPTRHWSGRLVSPALARNVAIVGARRAVDDSAVLAAVTAIAFARLTDTDRVLMRPRVGNRFRPALADVVCFVAQSGLLVLELGGTTFDEAVDRSRGATIAAMKNAYFDPQALEAMLASRETGLAMFFNDRHGTEPAVQYATTAAPHPREPQQHRDGSTFAWLHRGPEPTEALSITIDDADGALAVALHFDTHAIAPETVEELAWGIERAAAEAAADGDAPTGIQRMI
- a CDS encoding alpha-amylase family glycosyl hydrolase; translation: MQRRRRLTLVGTAVSLAAATAVTAAAAPSSAAPARSAAALNAAALSSTPVSTGDMTNDVIYQLLTDRFYDGNTGNDNPSSSPNLNDSSHNNWQEYWGGDFAGVSAKMQYLSDLGVGAIWISPPVENVNVPVPDSTTGATTAGYHGYWGMDFYTPEPHFGQWADFDAMVAAAHAKGIKVIMDWAVNDSNPEDTSNPNYGAGGALKQNGTTLSTYDNDPNGYFHHNGGVGDYSNLYDVEYQNLFNLADLAQENPAVTNYVQGAVDTWLSHGVDGIRMDAVKHMPGGWLKGYVDHIENSHSVFMYGEWADPSSAPLWSDEVKFANTDGQSLENFDLNTAVRDVFASNANMSELDSELSRQQSSINWSNDLVDFVDSQDENRFLSINNNTTLLDQATVVNMTVPGIPSVYYGDEQYLHNDTTNSFGQVGGDPYNRAQMTSFAETSRNFAVTQKLAALRKANPALRYGSSTQRWLNNDVYVYERKFYNNTVLVAVNKSKTANYALTGLNTSLPAGSYNDVLSGALGGGTLTVSTGTGGNNPTGAYTLNAGQAAVWSYAAPTASTPEVGNIGPTIGHSGDVVAVTGTNFGTTAGTATVGGTAAPVKYWSNTEVDLAIPAGATAGLDQVVLTSSAGTASNGIAYHVESGTQVPVTFTVTGTSTSPGDEIYLSGNDDELGNWSTDTATAIGPLLDPNYPTWFSLASVPAGATVQFKFFIKHTDGTVTWEGGSNHTYTVPASGTGTVTVAW